The Christiangramia forsetii KT0803 DNA segment TTAAATCAAAAGGGATATAATCTGGGAATAATATTTAGAAGATGTCCGGTAGATTTTTCTGATCGTTACAATAAGATATTACAAAAATATACAGATCTTATTGTCTCTATTAATCCGGTTTGGACTAACGGAGGTGGTTCCTGGAATCATGCTATCCCTACAATAGATGACCTTAATTTACAAACTAACATTATAGAGTACAGTTTTATGGTGATAAACGTAGGTTCCTCTATGGTCTTTGATTATGTTGCCAAGGGAAAGCCTTGTGCTTACCTGAATTATCTACCTTCTCTCACGGAATTGAAAAAAGACATCAGGGAGGTTTATTTATATACTCATTTTAAGTCTATGCCCGATAGAAATTCCGTTTACTGGATAAATGATAAATCTGATATACCTTTAATTATTAAAAATGCACTGGAAAATCCAGAAGTTGTTGTATCCAATGCTCAAGACTGGTTCTATAGAATCAATAATATGCATGCTGAAAAGAATGCATCAAAACAAATAGTTGATCAATTAGATAGCTTATTATAATATGCACGTAGCTTTCTTAACTCCAGAATATCCACACCAGCTTTGTAATGCTTCAGGAGGTTTGGGTACAAGTATTAAGAATCTCGCAGAATCCCTTGTAAGAAAAGGAGAAGAGGTAAGCTTGATAATATACGGCCAAAAGGAGGAATCGAATTTTGAAGAAAGCGGGATTCATTTTTATCTTATAAAACAGAAAAGCTATTTTTGGGGAGGTTGGTTCTTTTATAGAAAATATATCCAAAGATTTATAAATAAACTTATTAGTGACAAAAACATCCAGATAATTGAGGCCCCAGACTGGACGGGGATCACAGCATTAATGAATATAAGCTGCCCGGTGGTAATACGTATGAATGGTAGTGATGCATATTTTTGCGAACTGGATGGAAGACAACAAAAGCCAAAGAATCGCTTTTTTGAGAAAAAAGCTTTAAAATCTGCTGACTCACTGGTATCTGTTAGTGCATTTACTGCCAGGAAGACCAATGAAATTCTTGGTTTGAAAAGGCATATTAAAATCATTCCCAATAGTATTAGAATTGACGAATTTGGACCTTCAGTAGAAAAACCTGTTCCTAATCGAATATTATATTTTGGTACGCTTATTCGAAAAAAAGGGGTTTTAGAACTTGCCCATATTTTTAACCATGTAAACTCTGTTCTTCCAGATGCTGAATTAATTCTTATTGGAAAAGATGTGCCTGATATTTTTGAAAAAAGATCTACTTTGGAAATTTTTCAGGAGAAACTAATAGAGAATGCTAAGCAAAAAGTGAAATATATAGGTGCAGTTTCTTATGATGAGGTTAAAACATATATAAAAGAAGCTGTAGTTGTAGTGTTACCTAGTTTTGCAGAAGCCCTTCCTATGACCTGGCTGGAGGCGATGGCGATGGAAAAGGCTCTAGTGACCTCCAATATTGGATGGGCAAAGGAAGTAATGATTGATGGCAAAACTGGATTTACTGTGTCACCTGAGAATCACCAGCTGTATGCTGAAAGGATCATTGAACTTCTTGGAAATCCAGACCTAAGTAAAGAGATGGGAGCTAATGCAAGAATAAAAGTTTTAGATGATTTCTCCTCTGATGTGGTCGCAGA contains these protein-coding regions:
- a CDS encoding glycosyltransferase family 4 protein gives rise to the protein MHVAFLTPEYPHQLCNASGGLGTSIKNLAESLVRKGEEVSLIIYGQKEESNFEESGIHFYLIKQKSYFWGGWFFYRKYIQRFINKLISDKNIQIIEAPDWTGITALMNISCPVVIRMNGSDAYFCELDGRQQKPKNRFFEKKALKSADSLVSVSAFTARKTNEILGLKRHIKIIPNSIRIDEFGPSVEKPVPNRILYFGTLIRKKGVLELAHIFNHVNSVLPDAELILIGKDVPDIFEKRSTLEIFQEKLIENAKQKVKYIGAVSYDEVKTYIKEAVVVVLPSFAEALPMTWLEAMAMEKALVTSNIGWAKEVMIDGKTGFTVSPENHQLYAERIIELLGNPDLSKEMGANARIKVLDDFSSDVVAERNIAYYNSVLDKYLNN